The following are from one region of the Lentimicrobiaceae bacterium genome:
- a CDS encoding O-antigen ligase family protein — protein MKEFYWGIIIPLAIVVALLYIFWLDKLLLLIVLVTPLSINLADSELGIGISLPSEPLMVGVLLLFLLKTMFHGHYDKKILKHPVTIAIFFNLIWLLITSITSQIPIVSFKFLAARLWFVVPFYFLGIVLFKDVKNITRFNWLYVASLIIVIIYTTVQHASYGFAEKQGHWVMKPFYNDHTAYGGILAFFIPVMIGFAMDKARSRTYRLYALLASAIIFIALFLSYSRAAWVSLAVAFIVLFLIVYKIKFRWIISGLLALVACFFMFKSEILYVLEKNKQDSSANFIEHVQSIYNISSDASNLERINRWQSAFRMFAERPVLGWGPGTYQFIYAPFQRSKERTIISTNAGDLGNAHSEYIGPLSEQGLPGLLSILSLIAVIVWTGIRVYIKARNREIRLFSIILVLSLVTYFIHGLLNNFLDTDKASVPFWGFFAMLVALDLYHKDKTDDVVVTTDEPSADLEK, from the coding sequence ATGAAGGAGTTCTATTGGGGAATTATCATTCCACTTGCAATTGTTGTTGCTTTGCTCTATATTTTTTGGCTCGATAAACTGTTGCTTCTTATCGTATTGGTTACTCCGTTATCCATTAATCTGGCTGACTCCGAACTGGGCATTGGCATATCACTGCCTTCTGAGCCTCTGATGGTAGGCGTATTGTTACTATTTCTGCTTAAAACGATGTTTCATGGCCATTATGATAAGAAAATACTGAAACATCCGGTTACTATCGCTATTTTCTTTAATCTGATATGGTTGCTGATTACCAGTATTACCAGCCAAATACCCATTGTTTCATTTAAATTCCTGGCAGCCCGTTTGTGGTTTGTTGTACCCTTTTATTTTCTGGGCATTGTATTGTTTAAAGATGTCAAAAATATCACCCGCTTCAACTGGCTATATGTGGCTTCTTTGATTATTGTTATCATCTATACTACTGTTCAACACGCTTCTTATGGCTTTGCTGAAAAGCAAGGGCATTGGGTAATGAAGCCTTTCTATAACGATCATACCGCTTATGGAGGCATTCTGGCTTTCTTTATTCCTGTTATGATTGGTTTTGCAATGGATAAAGCACGCTCACGTACTTACAGACTATATGCTTTACTTGCTTCTGCAATCATTTTTATAGCTTTGTTTCTCTCCTATAGCAGGGCGGCCTGGGTTAGTTTAGCTGTAGCTTTTATTGTGTTGTTTCTGATTGTTTATAAGATTAAATTCAGATGGATTATTTCAGGACTGTTGGCCCTGGTGGCTTGCTTCTTCATGTTTAAGTCTGAAATCTTATATGTTCTGGAAAAAAATAAACAAGATTCCTCGGCCAATTTTATTGAGCATGTGCAGTCTATTTATAATATTTCCTCCGATGCTTCAAATCTGGAGCGAATCAACCGGTGGCAGTCAGCATTCAGAATGTTTGCCGAGCGGCCTGTCTTAGGCTGGGGGCCTGGTACCTACCAGTTTATTTATGCTCCGTTTCAGCGGTCGAAAGAGCGTACCATTATCAGCACCAATGCAGGCGATTTGGGGAATGCACATAGTGAGTATATCGGGCCGCTTTCTGAACAGGGCTTACCAGGCTTGTTAAGCATTCTTTCCCTGATTGCAGTTATAGTTTGGACAGGTATCAGGGTATATATCAAAGCCCGAAACAGGGAAATTCGCCTATTCAGTATCATACTCGTACTTTCTCTTGTTACCTATTTTATTCATGGACTTTTGAATAATTTTCTGGATACAGACAAAGCTTCGGTTCCATTCTGGGGTTTCTTTGCCATGCTGGTGGCCTTGGATCTTTATCACAAAGACAAGACTGACGACGTGGTTGTTACTACCGATGAACCGTCTGCTGATTTAGAAAAATGA
- a CDS encoding UDP-3-O-(3-hydroxymyristoyl)glucosamine N-acyltransferase yields the protein MKLSPAFTLSSISQLIDAKYAGDPEFIISGLNEIHMVEAGDLTFVDHPKYYDKALNSKATTIIINKEVPCPAGKALIFHSDPFAAYVSLVKRFRPFEPATASISPSAVIGEGTIIQPNAFIGNHVTIGRNCIIHANASIYDHCVLGDNVIIHSNSVIGADAYYFQRKPEGYRKFESCGRTVISDNVEVGALCTIDKGVSGDTFIGKGTKFDNHVQVGHDTYIGNNCLIGSHCAIAGVTRIEDDVILWGKVVINKDLVIGKGAIILATSGVGKSLEGGKTYFGIPADEARKKWREIAALRQLPSIIGSLNSVE from the coding sequence ATGAAACTTTCTCCTGCATTTACACTGAGTTCAATTTCACAGTTAATTGACGCCAAATATGCTGGCGACCCTGAATTCATTATTTCAGGCCTGAATGAAATTCACATGGTCGAAGCTGGCGACCTCACCTTTGTTGACCATCCAAAATATTATGATAAAGCCCTGAACTCTAAGGCGACAACTATCATTATCAACAAAGAGGTACCCTGCCCTGCTGGAAAAGCACTCATCTTCCACTCCGACCCTTTTGCAGCATATGTATCGTTAGTTAAACGATTCAGACCTTTTGAACCAGCAACAGCTTCTATCAGCCCTTCAGCAGTAATTGGAGAAGGAACCATCATACAGCCCAATGCGTTTATCGGAAACCATGTAACTATAGGCCGCAATTGCATTATTCATGCTAATGCAAGCATTTATGATCATTGCGTGCTGGGTGACAATGTCATTATCCATTCCAATTCAGTGATTGGAGCCGATGCCTATTATTTTCAACGGAAACCCGAAGGTTACCGTAAGTTTGAATCATGTGGACGTACTGTTATCAGCGATAATGTTGAAGTGGGAGCACTTTGCACTATTGATAAAGGCGTATCCGGAGATACATTCATCGGGAAAGGTACCAAATTTGACAATCATGTGCAGGTTGGACATGACACCTATATCGGCAACAATTGCCTCATTGGATCCCATTGCGCTATTGCAGGCGTAACCCGTATCGAAGACGATGTAATACTGTGGGGCAAGGTTGTTATCAACAAAGACCTGGTTATTGGCAAAGGAGCTATAATACTGGCCACTTCCGGTGTCGGAAAAAGCCTCGAAGGCGGCAAAACATATTTTGGCATTCCGGCTGATGAAGCCAGAAAAAAATGGCGCGAAATCGCTGCTTTAAGACAATTGCCCTCTATTATTGGCTCGCTGAATAGTGTTGAGTAA
- the efp gene encoding elongation factor P translates to MATTADFKNGICIEFNGELYSLVEFQHVKPGKGAAFVRTKLRNLKTGKVIPNTFSAGVKIDIARVERRPYQYLYKDDNGYNFMHSETYDQVSIEEAIINAPQFLKEGQSVEILFHAETETPLNCDLPPFVELTVTYTEPGLRGDTATNTLKKATVDTGAIVNVPLFINEGERIKVDTRTSEYSERVKS, encoded by the coding sequence ATGGCAACAACCGCTGATTTTAAAAACGGCATCTGTATTGAATTTAACGGTGAATTATACTCATTGGTAGAATTTCAGCATGTTAAACCAGGCAAAGGCGCTGCATTTGTAAGAACAAAGCTCAGAAATCTTAAAACAGGCAAAGTAATACCCAATACTTTTAGTGCCGGAGTAAAAATTGATATCGCCCGTGTTGAACGCAGGCCATATCAGTATCTCTATAAAGATGATAACGGGTATAATTTTATGCATAGTGAAACCTATGATCAGGTTTCAATTGAAGAAGCTATTATCAATGCCCCGCAATTCCTTAAAGAAGGACAAAGCGTTGAAATTCTGTTTCATGCTGAAACTGAAACTCCCCTGAATTGCGACCTTCCTCCTTTTGTTGAACTTACTGTTACCTATACCGAACCCGGACTTCGTGGCGACACCGCAACCAATACGTTGAAAAAAGCTACAGTAGACACCGGAGCTATTGTTAACGTACCTTTGTTTATCAATGAAGGTGAACGGATTAAAGTGGATACACGCACCAGTGAGTATTCAGAAAGAGTAAAATCCTGA
- a CDS encoding ATP-binding cassette domain-containing protein produces MVTITLEKAGKKYNNDWIFSELNCTLSGGESVVILGSNGSGKSTLLQVIASAIMPTTGKATYLFKGAEIKPEQAFRLMSIAAPYIELIEEFSLTEMICFHRRMKPLVRNMSTPELIRMCQLEKNSDKPLKYFSSGMKQRLKLALAIMSDTPVLLLDEPITNLDHNGIDWYNDMVSKTMRDRLIVVSSNSITAEHSFCTSNINIEDYKKARQFENSTIFQ; encoded by the coding sequence ATGGTAACCATCACGCTTGAAAAAGCAGGCAAGAAATATAACAACGATTGGATTTTCTCCGAACTGAACTGCACGCTCTCCGGAGGTGAGTCAGTCGTTATTCTGGGATCAAATGGCTCTGGAAAATCTACACTTCTTCAGGTCATTGCATCTGCCATTATGCCAACCACAGGCAAAGCAACCTATTTATTCAAAGGGGCTGAAATCAAGCCTGAGCAGGCTTTCAGGCTAATGTCAATTGCGGCACCTTACATAGAGCTTATTGAGGAATTCTCGCTGACTGAAATGATTTGCTTTCACCGCAGAATGAAACCACTGGTCCGTAATATGTCGACCCCGGAACTTATCAGAATGTGCCAGCTCGAAAAGAATTCAGACAAACCGTTAAAGTACTTTTCATCAGGCATGAAGCAAAGACTAAAACTGGCCCTGGCTATAATGAGCGACACCCCTGTGCTTTTGCTTGACGAACCTATTACCAATCTTGACCACAACGGAATTGACTGGTATAATGACATGGTTTCCAAAACAATGCGCGATCGTTTAATTGTTGTAAGCTCCAATTCAATTACTGCTGAGCACTCTTTTTGCACATCAAATATAAACATTGAAGATTACAAGAAAGCCAGGCAATTTGAAAATTCGACCATCTTTCAATAA
- the lpxA gene encoding acyl-ACP--UDP-N-acetylglucosamine O-acyltransferase, giving the protein MNQPLAYVHPQAIVAKNTVIEPFVNIEKNVEIGEGTWIGSNVTIMEGARIGKNCKIFPGAVISAVPQDLKFNNEDSIVRIGDNTVIREFVTINRGTKANYETVVGNNCLLMAYVHVAHDCVVGNNVILANGATLAGHITVDDWAIIGGLSAVHQFVNIGSHVMISGGSLVRKDVPPFTKAAREPLSYVGINSIGLRRRGFTPEKIREIQDIYRYIYLKGNNVSQALEYIEANLPATSERDEIISFISNSSRGIMKGYTKQI; this is encoded by the coding sequence ATGAATCAACCTTTAGCCTACGTGCATCCACAGGCAATTGTTGCCAAGAATACTGTAATAGAGCCCTTTGTAAATATTGAAAAAAACGTTGAAATTGGTGAAGGCACCTGGATTGGTTCAAATGTAACCATTATGGAAGGAGCCCGCATCGGCAAAAACTGCAAAATATTTCCGGGAGCCGTTATTTCAGCAGTACCGCAGGATTTAAAATTCAACAACGAAGACAGTATTGTCAGAATTGGAGACAACACTGTGATTCGCGAATTTGTGACCATTAACCGCGGAACAAAAGCCAATTATGAAACCGTAGTCGGAAACAATTGTTTGCTTATGGCCTATGTGCATGTTGCACACGACTGTGTGGTTGGAAACAATGTAATTCTGGCCAATGGAGCAACTCTTGCAGGACATATTACAGTTGACGACTGGGCAATTATTGGCGGGTTATCGGCTGTACATCAGTTTGTTAACATTGGGTCGCATGTAATGATATCAGGAGGCTCATTGGTTCGTAAAGATGTACCCCCATTTACCAAAGCTGCGCGGGAACCACTTTCATATGTTGGTATTAATTCCATCGGTTTGCGCCGAAGAGGATTCACACCTGAAAAAATCAGAGAAATCCAGGATATTTACAGGTATATTTACCTGAAAGGAAACAATGTAAGTCAGGCACTTGAGTATATTGAAGCCAATCTTCCGGCAACTTCAGAACGTGATGAAATTATTTCGTTTATCTCTAACTCGAGCAGGGGTATCATGAAAGGATACACCAAACAAATTTAA
- a CDS encoding bifunctional UDP-3-O-[3-hydroxymyristoyl] N-acetylglucosamine deacetylase/3-hydroxyacyl-ACP dehydratase: MSEKQKTLKEAATISGAGLHTGKDVTLTFRPAPENHGFKFRRIDLPGQPVIDADADHVVDTSRGTSLEHNGTKVSTIEHVLAALTGMDLDNVLIDLDCTETPILDGSSRFYVEAIEKAGIVEQNAERQYFKIKEVLRYSDPEKNIELLILPDETYKVSVMIDYDTKVLGTQNAHLSHINDFASEISACRTFVFLHELEYLIKNDLIKGGDLSNAIVFVNRLIEQDELDRLAKFFNKPRVEVLKEGILNNLELHFSNEPARHKLLDVIGDLSLVGTRIKGHVIASRPGHHANTEFAKLLKHHIKSENAQPVIPAYDLRKAPLYDINDIKRILPHRPPFLLVDKILNMSDHDVVGLKNVTMNEGFFVGHFPDEPVMPGVLIVEAMAQTGGIFVLSSVPDPENYITYFLKIENVRFRQKVVPGDTLIFHLELISPFRRGISHMRGTAYVGNKIVTEAELMAQITKKPKC; this comes from the coding sequence ATGTCAGAAAAACAAAAAACGTTAAAAGAAGCTGCAACCATATCAGGTGCAGGACTTCATACCGGAAAAGATGTTACATTAACATTCAGACCTGCTCCGGAAAATCATGGATTTAAATTTCGCAGAATTGATCTGCCTGGTCAGCCTGTTATTGATGCCGATGCCGACCACGTAGTGGATACATCGCGCGGTACAAGTCTGGAACATAACGGCACTAAAGTAAGTACCATTGAGCATGTATTAGCTGCCCTCACTGGTATGGATTTGGACAATGTGCTGATAGATCTTGATTGTACCGAGACACCAATACTTGACGGCAGTTCGAGATTTTATGTTGAAGCCATTGAAAAAGCAGGTATAGTTGAGCAAAATGCCGAGAGGCAATACTTCAAAATCAAAGAAGTTCTGCGTTACTCCGATCCTGAAAAGAATATCGAATTGCTGATACTGCCGGATGAAACATACAAGGTTTCGGTAATGATTGATTATGACACCAAAGTTTTAGGTACTCAAAATGCCCATTTGAGTCATATCAACGATTTCGCCTCAGAAATAAGCGCCTGCCGCACATTCGTATTTTTACATGAGCTTGAATACCTGATAAAGAACGATCTGATTAAAGGTGGCGATTTAAGCAATGCCATTGTCTTTGTCAACCGGCTAATAGAACAGGATGAGTTAGATCGCTTAGCCAAATTTTTCAACAAACCAAGGGTAGAAGTATTAAAAGAAGGCATACTGAACAACCTCGAGCTGCACTTCTCGAACGAACCAGCCAGACATAAACTGCTGGATGTCATCGGCGATCTTTCGTTAGTCGGAACCCGCATAAAAGGCCATGTAATAGCCAGCAGGCCCGGACATCATGCCAATACCGAGTTTGCCAAATTATTAAAGCATCACATCAAAAGCGAAAATGCGCAGCCCGTTATTCCGGCTTACGATTTGAGGAAAGCTCCCTTATACGACATCAACGACATTAAGAGAATTCTTCCGCACCGACCTCCTTTCTTGTTGGTTGACAAAATCCTCAACATGAGTGATCACGATGTTGTAGGATTAAAAAATGTGACCATGAATGAGGGATTTTTTGTGGGACATTTTCCCGACGAACCTGTAATGCCTGGTGTTTTAATTGTTGAAGCAATGGCACAGACAGGCGGAATTTTTGTATTGAGTTCAGTACCTGATCCTGAAAACTACATTACGTATTTTCTGAAAATAGAAAATGTGCGCTTCAGACAAAAAGTAGTTCCCGGCGACACACTCATTTTCCATCTCGAACTAATTTCTCCATTTCGCAGGGGCATCAGCCATATGCGTGGAACAGCTTATGTAGGCAACAAAATTGTGACTGAAGCTGAACTAATGGCACAAATCACCAAAAAACCCAAATGCTGA
- the lpxD gene encoding UDP-3-O-(3-hydroxymyristoyl)glucosamine N-acyltransferase, translating to MKFTASEIAALINGKVDGNPSTEVYKLSKIEQGEPGSISFLGNPKYTHFIYSTEASVVIVNTDFMAERPLNCTLIRVENAYNAFAQMLEAYNQIRQNKTGISKHAYIAESAKAGANCYIAEFVSIGENVVIGDNAKIYPNSTIGDNVTIGKDSIIYAGVKIYHDCQIGASCTLHAGVVIGADGFGFAPQSDNHYQKVAQIGNVIIEDNVEIGANTTIDRATLGSTIIRKGAKIDNLIQIAHNVEIGENTVIAAQSGVAGSAKVGKNCMIGGQVGIIGHLEVGDNVKIAAQSGISSTVPADSIMMGSPAFDISVYKKSYVYFRNLPKLANRVSELEKKLGK from the coding sequence ATGAAATTCACCGCCAGCGAAATTGCAGCGCTCATCAACGGAAAAGTTGACGGCAATCCATCAACCGAAGTGTATAAACTTTCAAAAATTGAACAGGGCGAACCTGGCTCCATCTCGTTTTTAGGAAACCCCAAATACACGCACTTCATTTATTCCACTGAAGCTTCAGTCGTTATTGTAAACACTGATTTCATGGCCGAGCGCCCTCTTAACTGCACATTAATCAGGGTTGAAAATGCCTATAATGCATTTGCGCAGATGCTTGAAGCTTACAATCAGATAAGACAAAACAAAACAGGCATCTCAAAACATGCTTACATTGCTGAAAGCGCAAAAGCAGGAGCCAATTGTTACATTGCTGAATTTGTCAGTATCGGAGAAAATGTAGTGATTGGCGACAATGCCAAAATATACCCCAACAGCACAATTGGAGACAATGTGACAATCGGGAAAGACAGCATTATTTATGCAGGAGTAAAGATTTATCATGATTGCCAGATAGGCGCATCATGCACTCTTCATGCCGGAGTGGTGATTGGAGCTGATGGCTTCGGTTTTGCCCCTCAAAGCGACAATCATTACCAAAAAGTAGCCCAAATTGGAAACGTTATCATTGAAGACAACGTTGAAATTGGAGCCAACACCACCATTGACAGGGCAACACTGGGCTCGACCATTATCCGCAAAGGAGCAAAAATTGACAATCTGATTCAGATAGCACACAATGTTGAAATTGGCGAAAACACAGTAATAGCTGCACAATCAGGCGTTGCCGGCTCGGCAAAAGTGGGCAAAAATTGTATGATAGGCGGACAAGTTGGGATAATTGGCCACCTCGAGGTGGGTGATAATGTAAAAATTGCAGCACAATCGGGCATTTCGTCAACAGTTCCGGCTGATTCGATTATGATGGGCAGCCCTGCATTTGACATCTCGGTATATAAAAAATCATATGTCTACTTCAGGAACCTCCCCAAACTTGCCAACAGGGTAAGCGAACTGGAAAAAAAGCTAGGAAAATAG
- a CDS encoding HD domain-containing protein produces the protein MQNSRNKRKIVNDPVHGFVTISPELLFDLIEHPWFQRLRRIRQLGMAGIVYPGALHTRFHHALGAMHLTQEAIDTLKLKGFKITDEEAEATLIAILLHDIGHGPYSHALEHSIAEGISHEELSALMIQSLNQQFSGRLELALSIFTNSYKKHFLHQLVSSQLDMDRLDYLKRDSFYTGVSEGVINTERIIKMLTIHDDELMVEDKGIYSIEKFIVARRLMYWQVYYHKTVVAAENVLINLLKRAKKLVEAGVSLFATPVFTEFLQHHYTYNDFAGNAHLLEKFAQLDDHDVFTSIKVWMHHPDFILSYLSQALVNRHLFKIELRNQAFSGSEILSINQSIARAFPKITPEETSYLFASGIITNNAYVPERDKISLLQRDGKVSDIAESSDQLNISLLTSTVTKHFVCYPKTIKS, from the coding sequence ATCCAGAATTCCCGCAACAAAAGAAAAATAGTCAACGACCCCGTTCACGGGTTTGTCACCATTTCGCCAGAGTTGTTGTTCGATTTAATTGAACACCCATGGTTTCAACGATTACGCCGAATCAGACAACTTGGTATGGCCGGAATCGTATATCCGGGAGCCTTACATACCCGTTTTCATCATGCGCTGGGCGCCATGCATCTTACGCAGGAAGCCATTGACACCCTCAAACTGAAGGGTTTTAAAATTACAGATGAAGAAGCCGAAGCCACGCTCATTGCTATTTTATTGCATGATATTGGACATGGCCCTTACTCACATGCACTGGAACATAGCATTGCGGAAGGAATCAGTCATGAGGAACTTTCGGCACTTATGATTCAAAGCCTTAACCAGCAATTTAGCGGCCGGCTTGAATTGGCTCTGAGCATATTTACCAACAGCTATAAAAAACACTTTTTGCATCAGCTTGTTTCCAGTCAGCTTGACATGGACAGGCTGGATTATCTGAAACGCGACAGTTTTTATACAGGCGTATCAGAAGGCGTGATTAATACCGAACGCATTATTAAAATGCTAACCATACACGATGACGAGCTGATGGTTGAAGACAAGGGTATTTATTCCATTGAGAAATTTATTGTTGCCCGCCGTTTAATGTACTGGCAGGTATATTATCACAAAACAGTTGTTGCGGCAGAAAATGTACTGATCAATCTTTTGAAAAGAGCAAAAAAACTTGTCGAAGCAGGCGTATCTCTATTTGCAACACCTGTGTTTACTGAATTTTTGCAACATCACTACACATACAACGATTTTGCCGGGAATGCGCATTTGCTTGAAAAATTTGCACAGTTAGACGATCATGATGTATTTACAAGCATAAAAGTCTGGATGCATCATCCTGACTTTATCCTGTCATACCTGAGCCAGGCACTGGTTAACCGTCATTTATTTAAAATTGAACTTCGCAACCAGGCGTTTTCAGGCTCAGAAATTCTTTCCATTAACCAGTCAATTGCCCGTGCATTTCCTAAAATCACTCCTGAAGAAACCTCTTACCTTTTTGCAAGCGGAATCATTACCAACAATGCCTATGTTCCTGAACGCGATAAAATAAGCCTGCTTCAACGCGATGGTAAGGTGAGTGATATTGCAGAATCGTCAGACCAATTAAACATTTCATTGCTTACCAGCACCGTAACAAAACACTTTGTGTGTTATCCGAAAACTATAAAGTCTTGA
- a CDS encoding bifunctional response regulator/alkaline phosphatase family protein — translation MENITILWADDEIDLLKPHIMFLKDKGYDVYTSNNGVEAIEILKSRPFDIVFLDEQMPGLSGIETLLQMKNAFPNLPVVMITKSEEESIMEEAIGSKISDYLIKPVNPNQILLSLKKNLDNKKLISEKTTFNYQQQFRNIGMEISNRLNFNEWMDVYRKLIYWELELEKSKDSGIIEVLKMQKDEAGQVFSRYVEQNYMEWIQGKTQDHPVMSHTLLKEKLMPLVEENQSLFFILIDNLRYDQWKILQPIVEEYFRVERDDIYFSILPTTTQYARNALFSGLMPTEIEKKYPRYWVNEDDEGTKNQFESELLGEQLKRYGRDIKYSYHKILNLAAGRKLVETMPNLLGNRLNVIVYNFVDMLSHARTEMEVIRELADDEAAYRSITVSWFEHSPLLEIIKFLSDRKITTVITTDHGSVKVDAPVKIIGDKATNTNLRYKTGRSLSYNRKEVFEVKNPADVYLPKTNVSSNYVFCRNSDFFAYPNNYNYYVNYYRNTFQHGGISMEEIMVPFITLKPR, via the coding sequence ATGGAGAATATAACCATATTATGGGCCGATGATGAAATTGACCTTTTGAAACCACATATCATGTTTCTTAAAGATAAGGGATATGATGTTTATACAAGTAACAATGGTGTTGAGGCTATTGAAATCCTCAAATCCCGGCCTTTTGATATTGTTTTTCTTGATGAACAAATGCCCGGCTTGTCAGGTATTGAAACTCTTCTTCAAATGAAGAATGCTTTTCCCAACTTGCCGGTTGTTATGATTACAAAAAGTGAAGAAGAGTCGATTATGGAGGAAGCCATTGGTTCGAAAATTTCAGATTACCTGATTAAACCGGTAAATCCCAATCAGATATTGCTTAGCCTCAAGAAAAACCTTGATAACAAAAAGTTAATCAGTGAGAAAACTACATTCAACTATCAGCAGCAATTCAGAAATATTGGCATGGAAATCAGTAACCGGCTGAATTTTAATGAATGGATGGATGTTTACCGGAAGCTGATTTATTGGGAACTTGAATTGGAAAAATCAAAAGACAGCGGCATCATTGAAGTGCTAAAAATGCAGAAGGATGAGGCGGGTCAGGTTTTTAGCCGTTATGTTGAACAAAATTATATGGAATGGATACAGGGTAAAACGCAGGATCACCCTGTTATGTCGCATACCTTACTGAAGGAAAAACTGATGCCTTTGGTGGAAGAGAACCAAAGCCTGTTTTTTATCCTTATCGATAATCTGCGTTACGACCAATGGAAGATTTTGCAGCCAATAGTTGAAGAATATTTCAGGGTTGAACGTGATGATATCTATTTCAGCATTCTGCCTACTACCACGCAATATGCACGTAATGCTTTGTTTTCAGGACTCATGCCAACCGAGATTGAGAAAAAGTATCCGCGCTATTGGGTGAATGAGGATGACGAAGGCACTAAAAATCAATTTGAATCTGAATTGTTAGGCGAGCAATTGAAAAGGTACGGACGTGACATAAAGTATTCTTATCATAAAATTCTTAATCTGGCAGCCGGCCGAAAATTGGTTGAAACAATGCCCAACCTGCTGGGGAACAGGCTGAATGTTATTGTTTACAATTTTGTTGATATGCTTTCTCATGCACGTACCGAAATGGAAGTAATACGTGAATTGGCTGATGATGAAGCCGCTTATCGTTCAATTACCGTTTCATGGTTTGAGCATTCACCGCTTCTGGAGATTATCAAATTTTTATCAGACCGGAAAATTACGACAGTTATCACCACTGATCATGGTTCAGTAAAAGTTGATGCCCCTGTTAAAATTATAGGAGATAAAGCCACAAACACAAACCTGCGTTATAAAACGGGAAGGAGTTTAAGCTATAATCGTAAGGAAGTATTTGAAGTGAAGAATCCGGCTGATGTTTATCTGCCAAAAACCAATGTGAGCTCAAATTATGTTTTTTGCCGGAATTCCGATTTCTTTGCATATCCTAACAATTACAACTATTATGTTAACTATTATCGCAATACCTTCCAGCATGGAGGTATTTCGATGGAAGAAATAATGGTGCCTTTTATCACCTTAAAACCCCGATAA
- the tsaE gene encoding tRNA (adenosine(37)-N6)-threonylcarbamoyltransferase complex ATPase subunit type 1 TsaE, translated as MSTHEFHCTDLLQLDEVASAIIRQYPNGRIFTLSGPMGAGKTTFIQAVCKVLQVKDIVNSPTFSIVNEYLTEEGKSVFHFDLYRLRKQEELMDIGYEDYFYSGNICFVEWPEMAAELIPEDAVQISIRVNESDQTRMFLVNAPVIK; from the coding sequence ATGAGTACTCATGAATTTCACTGTACTGATCTTCTTCAACTTGACGAAGTAGCCTCCGCCATCATACGGCAATATCCCAATGGCAGAATTTTTACTCTTTCAGGGCCAATGGGAGCCGGAAAAACCACTTTTATACAAGCTGTATGCAAGGTTTTACAGGTTAAAGATATTGTAAACAGTCCTACTTTTTCAATTGTAAATGAATATCTTACTGAAGAGGGAAAAAGTGTTTTCCATTTTGACCTGTACCGCTTACGTAAGCAGGAAGAACTGATGGATATTGGCTATGAGGACTATTTTTATTCAGGAAATATTTGTTTTGTAGAGTGGCCCGAGATGGCTGCCGAACTTATTCCTGAAGATGCTGTACAGATCAGCATCCGTGTAAACGAATCGGATCAGACCAGAATGTTTCTTGTAAATGCTCCTGTCATTAAATAG